The Erigeron canadensis isolate Cc75 chromosome 1, C_canadensis_v1, whole genome shotgun sequence genome segment TTTGACAAGTTTATTAAGTATACTAGAGTGAAggcccgtgcgatgcacggccGGGCTTATTCACTCGTTAGATGTCTGCCATTTCtataaaaattgtaaaactACATGTAGCATAAATTTTAACAATGCACCAGGTACAAAAAAGGAGTCATTTAATTATTGGGTATATAAAGTTATGATAAAATATCATCAATCAAAACCTTTGTAAAGGCGAGCAAAATTGATTTATGGTTATATAATTCATAGGAAAACAGTGATGAGAAAACAACCTGCTGCATTGtttttccaaatcatcaggtGCACACTAAATTGATTAAACATGAGTTTAACCactaatatttatctattttcatgaaaacaaaaaaaatttagtattgtacaaataaaaaaaatgacagaGGATGTGTCATTCACACCAATTTTTCTACCTTCGCGAAATTAAGACAATTCAAAAATGCATTATTTAATATAGGCTATGCAGGTAATAGATAATGATTATCACCCTTGACAATTTCATTAACAATCTGCAGATGCCCTATGAGTTCATTGACGTTAGTTGGGACTACAGTTGCTACATCCTGAAAAGCAAATGATGCACCACCGATCAGGTTTCAAAGACCATGTATCCTAAATATTTAGAAcagaaaatcaaagtttaaagtACCAACTCCATAGAAGAAATAGATAGATAACCTTTGAGGACCACTTTGGAAAGGCGGACTTAAAGTCAGGCAGAGAAGTCACACCGCGACAAGTATCTTCTGTCGGGGTTCCCATGATTCTATAAGTAATGAAAGATATGAATGAGTGTAGATACTCATGGACTCTTGATGAGAGGTTGATCCACTCTTTACTAACCATTGTAATAATATAAGCAACCATTGACCTCATTTATTAAAACCAACGGCAGTAAATACGGATACAATCATTCTAACTAAAGATCTGATGGAATTAGATGATCATTTTGCATGGAGAAAGTATGGAATATCTTCTGATAACACGGAATAGGAGAGTTCCCtttaattactatatataatattagtttAAGCAAGAAATGTATTGAACAAATCGACAGGTGTTCAAAGTGTATTTCAACTTATAGCATATAAAACGCCTTTTAGACCATTTTGTTTAATGATTAGACTTATTGAAAAACGTAGTTTTTCAAATCATATTTGACACTCTaactatttatcaaaaatatccGGAAAGAAGTGTTTCGGGCCAGCCCGACCTGTTTCAACCATTACTTTTTTGACCCGTCCTGCTTAGCTATGTACAGCTAGCTTGAGCCAAGACCCACCCATTGTGCCATATCTACTATAGAGGCATCCTACATGCATacaataagtattaaaataaatctATTTGTATATAGAATGTTTAAAGAATGAATTCATTATAAAATGCTTAAAATATGTGGGTTGTCATACTTGGATATGACAGAAAGCTTCTGGTTTGGTAGCCATTGTATGTATTCAGCCATCTAAGTATATGACACAGGAGACAGGCTTTTAACTAACCTAAGAACCGGATGACTGTAGTGCTATTTACTATTTTTAATAGGGGAATTCAAAGAGTATAATCACCTAGATTTGAATTCAGCAGGCAGTCAAGTTATCGATCTTGTAGTCTTGGCCGGTCAACAACGAAAGGAAGCAGTGTGGTAGTTTTTGTAATGTCATACACTGCAAGTGTGATGTCATACAATGCAAGAGGTCGTCCAGAGTAAGCAATATTTACACACCTTGATGCTATTATACATATTCAAATTAATGACTCATTACTTGTCAGATATAATTTAAAACAGGTCAAAGACCAACTCAATCCACATACACAAATTCACTTATCTACAATGTCCTGACCTTTCCAAAACGGGGGGCAGAACATAGCCATCACCCAAGTCATCCTGCAAAGACCATACAGAGCCAAAAGATTAAGCAAAGATACTTTGCGGGCGAGGTACATGTGCAAAACTGAATATATACCTGGTTTTGCTCGTCCAACGGTGACTTTGTTGTCCCATTAACTAACTTTTCCCATCAAACGACACCACAACAACATTCTCGCTTTCATATCTAATGCCATTTGCAAGCCAAGTTCtgttttaaattcttttaaaagGAGCGGGGGCCATATTAACTTATTAAGTATTGGACGGGAAAACTGTAATGACCAAGCAAGAGAAATTGTTGAACAAATATTATTTGGTAACTTTAAAAGCTAAGAGTACTAAATCGTGACCTTGCGTGACTATGGGATTACATATGGACTCTACTGGAAACTAAAAAAGCCAGTCAGACGATACTTGCTGCTATAAGAATTGAAGTACGCCTACTAACCTATGTAGCTTAAAACTTTTACCAATTAAAAGTTGGAACTTATTTTATCCACTCAAAAACATAATCAACAATCCAGAAAGACGGAAGAGAAAGGTAAAAAAGAATATActaaaaagatgaaataacATAAAAAGATAGAGGGAGAAGAGACCGGTGGAACCAGTGGGTGGCTGGCCGGAAGGATGGTGGCAGTGACTGGTGTGTGTCAATATTGCCTACTCACCCTTTTTCATTGTTGCAACTGCTTGGTCTCAGCCAGCAATCACTAATTCTGCAGCCACAAAACATTATTGTTTTATGTTACGAAATAATTTAGAGGTTGGGTTGGTGCTTGCCAAGCTTGCCCATATGTGAAATCTGAAAACTTGCAACTAACATCTTAAATCCGAAACTAAAATACGAAATTGAAAGAGGAAAGATATATAAAGACGCAACTgctaaaagatatataaacacacacaccTGCTTCATTAGACCGGTGAATGCATCCATTAATAGACCAAAGCCAATAACTGTCATTCCAGCAACATGGGAAActgaatttttgatatataataatatgtaacactaaaaaaatataatcatatcatttcaAACAATATCAATATTCGTATACCCTTTTACATTATTTAATACTTTCACCCTATATTGTTTGTACATCAATAAAAGAGATTATACATTTGAAACTATATCTCAAAGGAATGAATGGTTCTCCTATTCAGTTTCTCTTATTTCCAATTTCTATAATCAATTTCAATCAACATAATCAAGGCAATCAGCCTGGGACAATAATCTCAGCAAAAGGGCTTAAAAAAGAAACCTGATTGGTAATATACATATAGACAATGGATACATAGCACACCTTACCAAGCAAAATCTCCTATCGACTTTCTGTTTGCAACTTCATTCTCCAGTAGAAACATTGTATGAACTGTCAGCGGTCCCTCGTAAAGGTGTTGGAACAGTGATAGCATACATTTTGATgacaaaaataacttttaaacatcCGGTAAAAATAACACACATTACTTATTGTGTGTATAAGCAAACAATACCAATAATAACATACTGTTTGATGACAAAAATAGTGAACTTCTCTAACCTgcaatgtatatataaaacacataaatttttaaagaaaatgattagAAGAAATCGAATTATACAAATGAAAGGTCCCCTTTAGTCTTTCTATCAAACACCTGGTGTGCatatataagataaataatgtttaaaaacaaacatttcAGAACATACTAATATTTGAAAAAGGAATGACTTAATTGAGAAGAAGAAATACTGgggtttttataaacaaatatggTAGCCTCATGTAACAACTTATCCTTTTCATTGGGGATTTAGGAAACCCAATAACGATCGATGAAGAACGAAACTAAAGCTTCAATCAGAGTTGAAAACCTGCTGGACGAtcatataaacaaataatagtTAGAACCGATTAATATGGTAAAATCTGAAGCAaccaaaacaaacacacacatatacacacaaaaTCTAAAAGGGAGATGAGGATTAAATGGTGGTTGagggaaaaaaaatgttgagggggagatATACAAAGAACGTACTGATGATTACCTTTTTAGATGCCATAGCAGTTTCTAACCATCATTACTATACATAATGAATGACTCAATCAATGAATCATTCATTTTCAACTTCTTCAATAAATCAACCGTTCTTTACCTTATTAATTCGTACAAAGAATACCTTTCGGTTGAGACATTGAACGGGCATCGATCAAGGAAAGAAAGGAAGAGGACatgaaaagggttttttttgttttatttaaggTAAAGAAAGAAGAGGAAATACCTGccgaatatataaatattttttttaagttagtttcgattcagacttAATGGAGGCAATTTTAATCAACAAATCGTTGGACTTCCAATCTcagaaaataccttgagatgagaaacccaagactcgtaCCCGAGACCTTAGGGAAACTCTCTTCCGGGACCCATATAATGGATTTAAAAGATACCCCTCGCCAACCCATCTAAGTGGAATTGGTTAAATACCCACTTAATATAACTTGAATATAACGCAACCAACCCTTCATATAAGATCATTTATTTGCCCACAATAATATTTTGCATGTGTTATTCCTAAATATAAACCTATTAATGTATTTACACACATGACACATATATCTCATTTTCGGGTAAACAAAACCGACCATATCATTTACCACATCACATTAGCCTCATATGAATGTAACAAAATACAGATTCTAATAAACAAAaccacaaataaatataaatatgtattataataaacaaaagtaaTTAACATAGTAATTAGCCCTATTAAGTACAATCGATAAATCGTCAATAATacgtcaattttttcacttgcttgatagaacttttagatatatatagatagtttATTCAGGTAACTATAATTGATAGGTGCAAACGTTAAAAGTTATGATCTTtagaaatttaattaaaaaacaattactgtaaaaaagaaagaagaaaagttGTTGTGAAAGTTGTTTGCATAGTATCCCCTGTATTTTATGGGCTGTATATTTCgttaaaaatgataaatgttCCTAATATATCTTTCTAATAATCCTAGCTTCTAAGAACAAAATCACCACACGTGAAAAATATAAGAGATAGGATGAGAAAGGAAAATTAGTAGGTTACATGTGTCATAAGGTTCTTTAAGAAGATTATTAGGTgatactagcacgttacccgcgcaatgcggcggtagtcaTGGCAGCGATGATGTAGTGGTAGATGTGACTATTTGTGGTAGATGAGACGTCGATTGATGTAAATTATTAAtggggatattttaaaaaataaatgattgatagtataacttaatcattaatgttaaggggtagtgtaagtaaaaatattttagtgttaagtaaaaatattacatatcttaagggtggtagatgaaaatattacatggaagggcattttagacatttttccatgtaactttcaacatcggggttattttctttaataagtagtacAGATATACATATTAGAAGgatttatatatcattatccTATTATATTTAGCAAACTCTAGTAATGAagaatgtaataaaagaaataatatatttttcttttcttggttTTCAAGCCAGCATGATCATCCTTGTATACATGTCATAAGTAGTAACCAAATATCCAATCTTTTATGTTAGTTTTCAATCTTCAtgtcttcttcatcttccaaTTCAATAATAACCACATCTATTAACGAGTCAAAGGACCTCGTCATATCTTTCCAGGTTATTCAAGAAGCCACCAAAAATTTTTCAACAGTTATTGGAAAAGGTAGATTTGGCTTTGTTTACAAAGCACAACTATTACTTTCCGGTGAACTTACCTCTGTGGCTGTAAAGCGACTAGATAGTTCTAAAATTTCCAGTAAAGGATTAAAGGAGTTTTTAACAAAGATTCAATTGCTATCTCGTTATAAACATCCAAACCTGGTCTCTCTACTTGGTTTCTGTGATGAAGCTGGTGAAACGATCCTTATTTACGAGTATGCAGAGCATGGAAGCCTTGTCAAACACCTACTTGGGTCAGGTAAAATAACTCGTCCACTGACATGGGAGCAAAGAATCAGTATATGCCTTGACACGGCTCGTGGTTTAGATTATCTTCACAACCATATTGTGATAAACCATGGAGTGATGCACACAGATATTAAGAGTGCAAATATTCTGATAGGTCATAACTGGAAAGCTATGATTGCAGATCTTGGACTTTCCAATATAGGGCGTGCAAATGAAAGTGACTCTTATCTAATTACTAATGCTTCAGGGACACATGGCTACTGTGATCCAGCATATATGCATACTGGAATCCTAACCAATGAATCTGATGTTTATTCATTTGGTGTGGTAATGTATGAAGTCTTATGCGGGAGGTCGAGCTTTGTGAATGTAAACAATGAACATCAATTCCTTGCCCCATTGGCCCAACGCTATTATGAAACAGGAAGGTTACATGAAATTATTGATCCCTATTTAAAGATGGAAGTGGACCATGATACTTTGAAAAGTTTTTCAGAGATTGCATATTCATGTTTGCTTAATGAACGGGAGCGACGACCCTCAATGGGTTTGATTGTTCAAAAACTTGAGGACTTGATGGCAAGCTCAAAGGTCTTGCAGATTAATCTCAAGGTACTTTTTTTTGCGTCTATATATGCAATATTAAAATGAGTTGATTCTTACCTCTTTCTCATTATAGATATATGACAAACCATAATGACATACTAGCTCCAAAATCTTATTGGAACATTTTCCCTTTCTTCTCGGTATAATTTCTGAAAAAAATCTTGTTATTGCCGATTATATGATTTCCTTGTGCTTATTTTTGCTATGAGATTGACCacaaaagtataaataaaaagcgccgaatattttttttaaaagaacaaATCATATAAAGTACACTGCCCACattatgtatgtttttcttACAATTTTCATGACTAAAAATGAAATGGCATTGTCTAAAGACATCCTTCTTCAAAACTGTCTAAAAGCTTTAAGATTGCTTACCTAGCCGCTTGATCTCTCAACAGCAAGGATCTTCCAATCTGTCCAGTTCTGAACCCAATGGTCCTAAGAAAGGAAATTTAAACTTCTATGGAAATTCTAATGAAGCCAATAGTGTTCTTGGTCATAAAACCGGTAACATTCATGATATGTATACGTTTTGTAAAATGTTAAGGGTGGTTGAATCTGGCACTATCTATTTGTGCACTGAGATTGCAACTGGTATAGATTATGCCTGCAAAATAATCTCTAAGAGAAATTTGATTTCCAAAACGCATTTAGAGGAAGTTAGGAGGGAGATTCAGATAATGCACCATTTGGCAGGACATAATAATGTTGTGACAATCAAGGGTGCATACGAGAATCTTTTGTATGTTCATATTGTTATGGAGCTTTGCAATGGAGATGAATTGTTCGACACAATCATTGAGATGGGACATTATACCGAGAAGAAGGCTGCCGAGTTGATAAAGATAATTGCTGGTGTTGTTGAGGCATGCCACTCACTTGGGGTTATCCATAGAAACTTCAGACCTGAATATTTCTTGTTGGTTAATAGATATGATGATTTCTCCCTCATGGCAACTGATTTTAGATCAGCTATTTTCTGTAAACCCGGTTAGTTTTACCATATTATAGCTGCTAGCAAAATGTTATCATCAagtaaaaaagagaaaaactaAAAGCATCGATCCTACATTTTAGCCAATGTTTTTCAGGTCTGGTAAGCAACGAAATAGCAGGCTATGTAACCTGTGATTTGCTTTTTCCATTGTGATTTGACTGGATCGCTTGTCAAAGCCTGCGACTTCCTTCTACTTTTTCTCTAATTTGACTAAATCAAGAAGACAAAAGGAAATCACAGACTTTGACCTGTGATTTGGTTGGTTACTTCTGGGTTTTCTGCTACTTAAGTTCGTTCCTCTTAATTTGTTCTATTGAACTGTTGGATTTCAGGTCAAATTTACACAGAGATAGCGGGAAGTGCGTGTTATGCGGCTCCTGAGATGCTTTTGGGGAATTACGGTCCAGAAGCAGATGTATGGTCTGCAGGGGTTATACTTTATATGCTTCTCAGTGGCGTGCCTCCGTTTCTTGCTGGTACATGTAAAAAATGTGCTCTCTGCGCGCCTTGTATTTCGTTATCAATGAGAAATGCTCACTTCaacctttttaaattttttttttattgtagaaACAGAAAAGGGGATATATGATCAAGTTTTAAAGGAATGCATAGACTTCGATTCAGCTCCGTGGCCCCATATATCTGACTGTGCAAAGGATCTTGTTAGGAAGATGCTATGTTTACAACCTTCAGACCGCCTAACTGCTTATGAAGTTCTGTGTATGTTGTGAATGATATTACCTTTTGTTTGCTCGTTTACGCATCTTTGCAGAGTACACGTTGTAATTCTACCGTCACACTTGTAAGCTTAAAGATTATTTATGCTCAATTAGTTGCATTCTGCAGCCCATCCTTGGCTTTGTGAAATTGGTGTCACTCCTGAAAGACTGGAACCAGCCATTCTTTCTCGTATGAAGCAGTTCTCTGCAATGAATGCATTAAAGAAAATGGCTTTGGTGGTATGTTCATAatataactttataagtaaaataCACATTTGTTTTGTTCTTCTTTTAAGTCGTTATTTGTATACAAGATAACGCAATAAGGGATGATCCCTTTCATGACTGAAATGTATTATTTGATTTGCACAACAGATAATCTTTTAATATTTTCATGTTGTTTTAATTTAGGTTATAGTGGAAAGACTGTGTGAAGATGAGATAGCTGGTTTGACAGAAATGTTTAAGTCAATAAATACCAGTAATAGTGGTGCAATAACGTTTGATGAACTCGGAGCTGGTCTAAGGAAGTACGGCTCTACATTAGAAGATATAGAGATAAGAGAGCTTCTGAATGCGGTAATTAAGACTGTTATTTTGTAGCCCGTGAACATTAAATATTGTTCGGATTTAGCTGATGATGTGGGATTTCAGGCTGATCTGGACAACAGTGGGAAAATTGCTTATCGAGATTTTCTAGCTGCAACGATTCACCTGAACACACTGGAAGACCAAGAGCACCTTGTGGCCGCATTCCAGTACTTTGACAAGGATGGAAGTGGTTATATAACAGCTGATGACCTTCAGAAGGCTTGTGAAGATAACAATATTGCTGATTTTGTTGTAGAAGATATCATCAAAGAAGTTGACCAAAATAACGTAAGtccaatataattattatatatatttgaattaggAAAGCATAGTGAATGATGAGTTTTTTGATGTGATGCAGGAGGGGAGGATTGGTTACAGGGAGTTCGTGGCCATGATGAGAAAAGGAAACGAAGGAGTTGCAAGAAGAACAATTCAGAACAGCTGAACATGAGCATGAAAGAGAGACACCAGAGGCACTCTAGTACtcgtatttttaaaaatttcgtCCATAGGCATATATCCCCGCTTTGCTTTAGAATTTAACTTGGGTCATATTTAAAGAAGACAACATTAAACACACTGGAGATTGTACCGCTTGATGAGAATAGGTGCGGCAATTGAGGCATCAGGGCCATAAGTAGTTTAGCATTTCCCTTTGGGAGTATGCAATAAATACAAACACTGTTGTTTGTTTGTGATTGTTATATGAATTAAGCTAAAGATTGCCATTATAGTTGGAATTGTATATCAATTGGTATTTGCATTTGTTGGCAAGCTTATATGTGTTTGGCTGAAATTCTGATTTGATGTAAAGACTGCATATAATCTGTTTAAATGCCTGAAACAAAATGTATATCGCTAATATGTTTGTTGATCTGTTTTCCATCTTGCTGAGCGAGTGTATTGAATTTTTACTTTTGTTCTTTtatgatgttattttttttataaaaatgtttttattttcttttagtgttttgttagtgacagcccttagggttgttagtgaaaactaattgggtgcattaaaatttataccttgctattagaaaaatcagggggcggtttttaatatataatgtacaagtttttaagcatataatatgttgttagtgacagccctaagggctgtcattatcattttcctttcttttaaacACTCTGAAAAtttatacatggtcttttaagttatatcatctaaataattttgtcataacTGAATTATCTTCTTATTATGTGGGTTAATAAGCTGGTTTATAGGGTATATTATTTCGAGGTTATAAGTATCGTACTATCGTTGGATTGTTGTAACTTTGATGGCGAAGATacatttttgtaaacttttattaatactaGAGTGAAGGTCCGTGCGATGCACGACTATGTCTATAATGTTATTTGATTTACGTTTTAGATAATGTAACTTTATTGTTAGACCACTTATTTCGATACTGATAATGATTACTGTAACATCCTAAAAATTTTAgaccaatgaaaattaaccttattaatagttttgacataaaaatgatttcctagtattttatttttaaatatgggGTTAAATTAATTGggactttagcggatagcgggtgtAATACCCTTTTAATTTTAGTAAAGACGTGGCATGGAGAATGAGTGTCCAGCCATATCAAATTGTGAATCATCTTTCACTCCTAACTAACATCTCATTACAATATTCATATTTCTTCTCAAATCTTCCatggagtgtgtgtgtgtgagtgaTAAATTCATCTTCCAAACATCATTGAGGTATTATTTCTTTAACCTAATTTTTAATTTCCTTGTTgtgaattagggttcatgcaagtatggaaaatttggggattttatttatattgagtAAATTGCTATAATATGAGTTAGGGTTCGTATAAGTtaatcaaattagggttttaattggGTTGCATGATAGATTTTGATGAATACTAGTAAGAACAAAGTTGGACAGATTCTGTCTCTGAGTTTGAAACGAGTTAAACACCCCCATGACAGAATTTTCACTTGTCGATtcctaaaaaagaaaatgtaggttattgtgttaagtaaattttgccactggaatgggttaaaaagacgaagtagaactctagatatgaatttttgaattcagGGCGCAATGCTGattttcagcaaaactgattcTATGTCTGTCATTAAAAtgggtaaaacacattcttgaaagttaattcatatcttggtcactgaatataaaatgtacctaaatgtgttaagaagaagtggccactggaatgaggttaatatatggtgtagaactcaagttatggtcatttgaagtcagtaaggTCAAAAATGTTCTGTTAATGAAaacaacagcagtgttggtttttaaaacgaccagaagtcatctttgaaagacaattcacatgttggtcactaaagataaaatgtagaTATATGTGTCTTATAAATTTGGACActggaatcaagtaaaaagagtaagtagaacttgagttacgCTTGTTTGAAGGCAGCTTGGTCAAATATGAAAATGGTACTTTTTGTATGAAAGTGAGTTTGGCCATATGGaaatgatataagagatacatgttatgtgaactaacccaagattaatataagagtgtaaatgatgggttgggtgttggAATGCTAGTGATTCTGGCTAGGTGACCTTATACGTGATGAATGACcatatgtgtgtttttaatgTGAATTGATAGGTTGATTGCAAATACGTTGTTTTATGGTCATCTTGTAATTGTGGTCGCAaataaggtgagtgtatatgcatatcaTCATATTCTGGTTATTGAGGTTATatgtgggtaaattcctatgacccatagtCGATTGTTtgtaagaactagtaggtgtgtaaattcctactagtcatgtTGTATGTAAGAGCtaataggtgggtaaattcctactagccaaaatatccatggccatgttgaaaatgattgtatgagctagtaggtgggtaaattcctactagccaaattgattttgtgagctagtaggtgggtaaattcctactagccaaattgtttATGAGAGCTAGTAgatgggtaaattcctactagccaaattgttgattacgactagtaggtgggtaaagtccTACTAGTATTAGGAATGATATGGATGAGATGACTATCAATTGATAGGCTATAATTGATGCACTTTTGTATGGTAACttgtttatgattatatgt includes the following:
- the LOC122596973 gene encoding calcium-dependent protein kinase 26-like yields the protein MSSSSSNSIITTSINESKDLVISFQVIQEATKNFSTVIGKGRFGFVYKAQLLLSGELTSVAVKRLDSSKISSKGLKEFLTKIQLLSRYKHPNLVSLLGFCDEAGETILIYEYAEHGSLVKHLLGSGKITRPLTWEQRISICLDTARGLDYLHNHIVINHGVMHTDIKSANILIGHNWKAMIADLGLSNIGRANESDSYLITNASGTHGYCDPAYMHTGILTNESDVYSFGVVMYEVLCGRSSFVNVNNEHQFLAPLAQRYYETGRLHEIIDPYLKMEVDHDTLKSFSEIAYSCLLNERERRPSMGLIVQKLEDLMASSKVLQINLKQGSSNLSSSEPNGPKKGNLNFYGNSNEANSVLGHKTGNIHDMYTFCKMLRVVESGTIYLCTEIATGIDYACKIISKRNLISKTHLEEVRREIQIMHHLAGHNNVVTIKGAYENLLYVHIVMELCNGDELFDTIIEMGHYTEKKAAELIKIIAGVVEACHSLGVIHRNFRPEYFLLVNRYDDFSLMATDFRSAIFCKPGQIYTEIAGSACYAAPEMLLGNYGPEADVWSAGVILYMLLSGVPPFLAETEKGIYDQVLKECIDFDSAPWPHISDCAKDLVRKMLCLQPSDRLTAYEVLSHPWLCEIGVTPERLEPAILSRMKQFSAMNALKKMALVVIVERLCEDEIAGLTEMFKSINTSNSGAITFDELGAGLRKYGSTLEDIEIRELLNAADLDNSGKIAYRDFLAATIHLNTLEDQEHLVAAFQYFDKDGSGYITADDLQKACEDNNIADFVVEDIIKEVDQNNEGRIGYREFVAMMRKGNEGVARRTIQNS